From the Acaryochloris thomasi RCC1774 genome, one window contains:
- a CDS encoding peroxidase family protein translates to MSDQLGSNLLDSAPGSIMGQQNLTVETVEVEEATAGLEGLEFRSIDGSGNNIDDSELGTPHTQLRRLSDADYDDGISTPRSIASDNSTELPSARAISNSVASQSGSVLNSLGLSDWFWQWGQFLDHDIDLTEGGEVAEPFNISVPMGDQHFDPFNTGTAQIELNRSVFDEHTGTENPRQQINEITTYIDGSMVYGSDQERADALRSNDGTGRLKTSEGDLLPFNEGGFGNAGGDSADLFLAGDIRANEQIGLTSVHTLFVREHNRIADSLLERIESGDSTVVQKLNAFLSENAEATEGDFVYESARKLIGAKIQMITYNEFLPLMLGGPLAAYGGYDSSVDPSIANEFSTAAFRFGHTMLSPQLQQYDANGSLGSTALQDAFFRPTLAQDGGVESFLLGLGLQQAQEVDTLVIDDVRNFLFGPPGAGGFDLVSLNIQRGRDHGLPALNDVRDSLGLSTYDSFLDLAGGDADLAAKFESVYASVDDVDLWIGGLGEQHVNGGVLGETFNTIVADQFTRLRDGDRFFYANDLESLEWLDADIADTTFADIIRDNTESSLLVQDNPFQVPYKNTISGDESRNALVGTNQHDLVDGEAGSDNINGFWGNDIVLGGNGADVLFGSYGNDTLVGGLGADTISGSWGSDALMGGDANDLLRGGAGYDTLVGGIGKDILSGGNGVDHLEGEAGSDTLYGGRGADLFIFSDALLEDGFSDTDVIIGFQKIDTFDFSDYSGSIDVNRVSHGLLEIELNGGEDTINVFGNRAAINVAQAQLSDLLA, encoded by the coding sequence ATGAGTGATCAGCTAGGTTCTAATTTACTAGATTCTGCTCCTGGGAGTATCATGGGTCAGCAGAATTTGACTGTAGAAACAGTTGAGGTAGAAGAAGCAACTGCTGGGCTAGAGGGACTAGAATTCCGCTCCATTGACGGTTCCGGCAACAATATTGACGACTCCGAATTGGGTACCCCCCATACCCAGCTTCGACGTTTAAGCGATGCAGACTATGACGACGGGATTTCGACTCCTCGTAGTATTGCTTCTGATAACAGTACTGAGTTGCCAAGTGCTCGCGCTATTAGCAACAGCGTCGCTTCTCAATCCGGCTCAGTGTTGAACTCTCTGGGTCTCAGCGATTGGTTTTGGCAATGGGGGCAATTCCTCGATCACGATATTGACCTAACAGAAGGTGGGGAGGTTGCAGAACCCTTCAATATTAGTGTGCCCATGGGTGACCAACACTTCGACCCATTCAATACCGGAACAGCACAAATTGAGCTTAACCGGTCTGTCTTCGACGAGCATACGGGTACAGAAAATCCACGCCAACAGATCAACGAGATCACAACCTATATCGATGGTTCGATGGTCTATGGTTCAGATCAAGAACGTGCCGATGCACTACGTTCTAACGACGGCACCGGACGTCTTAAGACATCTGAAGGCGATTTACTGCCGTTTAACGAAGGTGGCTTTGGCAATGCAGGTGGCGATAGCGCTGACCTATTTTTAGCCGGTGATATCCGCGCCAATGAACAAATTGGCCTGACATCAGTACACACGTTGTTCGTACGTGAGCACAATCGCATTGCAGATAGTCTTCTAGAAAGAATCGAAAGTGGTGACAGCACCGTTGTACAAAAGCTAAATGCTTTCTTATCTGAGAATGCAGAGGCAACTGAAGGTGACTTTGTCTACGAATCTGCCCGCAAGCTCATTGGCGCTAAGATTCAGATGATTACCTATAACGAGTTTCTACCCCTCATGCTGGGTGGACCACTCGCTGCCTATGGCGGCTATGACTCCAGCGTAGATCCCAGCATTGCCAATGAGTTCTCAACGGCAGCATTCCGCTTCGGCCACACGATGCTGTCCCCTCAACTGCAGCAGTACGATGCCAATGGTAGCCTGGGCAGTACCGCACTACAGGATGCTTTCTTTCGACCCACTCTGGCTCAAGATGGCGGTGTAGAATCCTTCCTCTTAGGACTGGGTCTGCAGCAGGCTCAAGAAGTCGATACGCTAGTAATTGACGATGTCCGTAACTTCCTGTTTGGGCCTCCTGGAGCCGGTGGCTTTGATCTTGTTTCTCTCAACATTCAGCGAGGACGGGATCACGGTTTACCTGCCCTTAATGATGTTCGCGACAGCTTGGGTCTCTCTACGTACGATAGCTTCCTTGATTTGGCCGGTGGCGATGCAGACCTTGCCGCTAAATTCGAAAGTGTTTACGCCTCGGTCGATGACGTTGATCTATGGATCGGTGGACTAGGTGAACAGCACGTCAATGGCGGTGTATTGGGCGAGACCTTCAACACTATCGTGGCGGATCAGTTTACGCGGCTACGAGATGGCGATCGCTTTTTCTACGCCAACGATTTAGAAAGTCTCGAGTGGCTAGATGCCGACATCGCTGACACGACCTTTGCTGACATCATCCGGGACAACACCGAGAGTTCCCTTCTCGTTCAAGATAATCCCTTTCAAGTTCCTTACAAAAACACAATTTCCGGCGATGAGTCACGCAATGCCTTAGTCGGCACTAATCAGCATGATCTCGTTGATGGTGAAGCTGGAAGTGACAATATCAATGGCTTTTGGGGGAATGATATTGTCCTGGGTGGTAACGGAGCTGATGTGCTCTTTGGTAGTTACGGCAACGACACCCTCGTCGGTGGTTTAGGTGCTGATACAATCTCTGGCAGCTGGGGTTCTGATGCCCTTATGGGAGGCGATGCCAATGATCTCCTCCGCGGTGGCGCTGGATATGACACCCTCGTCGGCGGGATCGGTAAAGACATTCTCTCAGGCGGCAATGGTGTAGATCACCTTGAAGGTGAGGCCGGTAGCGACACCCTATATGGCGGTCGTGGTGCAGATCTGTTCATCTTCAGTGATGCTCTCCTTGAAGATGGCTTTTCAGATACTGATGTCATTATTGGCTTCCAGAAAATTGATACTTTTGATTTCAGTGACTACAGTGGCTCAATTGATGTCAATCGAGTCAGCCACGGTTTACTTGAAATTGAACTCAACGGTGGCGAAGATACGATTAACGTTTTCGGAAATCGTGCTGCTATCAACGTGGCTCAGGCGCAGCTTTCAGATCTATTAGCCTAG
- a CDS encoding TIGR04376 family protein, which produces MSVFDDVSRFLEERLEEYLRAHPHLELQVLDDKLRDQAADTAKLLAQLQAEEQQQQKAILETANEIQRWHQRIKKAQQAGRKDLATAAEQREAALLRQGNQQWGQLEIIKERVAQTKELHQKIQVRRQEVQAKIRQAPKQQTARTAQTTGWYQKTSSGGASDPLEEQFQRWEMDDELDQLKRKMGR; this is translated from the coding sequence ATGAGTGTATTCGACGATGTTAGCCGCTTCCTAGAAGAGCGCCTTGAGGAATATCTACGTGCCCATCCTCATTTAGAGCTACAGGTTCTTGATGATAAGCTTCGTGATCAAGCCGCAGATACCGCAAAACTACTGGCCCAACTTCAGGCCGAAGAACAACAGCAGCAAAAAGCCATTCTAGAGACGGCCAATGAAATTCAGCGCTGGCATCAGCGTATCAAAAAAGCACAGCAGGCTGGTCGCAAAGATTTAGCAACGGCAGCGGAGCAGCGAGAAGCTGCACTCCTGCGCCAGGGCAACCAGCAGTGGGGGCAGCTTGAAATTATCAAAGAGCGCGTTGCTCAAACCAAAGAGCTTCATCAAAAAATTCAGGTCCGCCGGCAAGAAGTTCAGGCGAAGATTCGTCAGGCACCTAAACAGCAAACCGCCCGCACCGCCCAGACGACCGGCTGGTATCAGAAAACGTCCTCCGGAGGAGCCTCCGACCCTCTAGAAGAGCAGTTCCAGCGCTGGGAAATGGATGATGAACTCGATCAATTAAAACGGAAAATGGGACGCTAA
- a CDS encoding alpha/beta hydrolase family protein, with translation MTSRSLTVEDIPMQLMTPQTAGQHPGVLIAHGFSGSKQLMLGYAYVLVHNGYGVLLWDLPGHGANTQPFVYESLQHSFDVSLSTLEQQPEIDPQRLAALGHSMGGGVALRGGIEHGDQLDAVVAISSTDAPVTPELPKNLNLQIGQWESYLAPYAERLLDQAGGASLDVSQGRGRSFKIIPAVEHATILFSDVSHQESLNWLNQTFGLTSMSTYKDRRMAWYGLHLLGWVVAIASALPTVIKPPSPPSKSWDSMPSPASPVPGPSQPLQRKATAARWSWGGLLFAPVIPIAFLKLLNRQTPIDNLGGLLIGGALGVWMLLAGLVWLGTVTAGGRAAIRKPTIKDLKVGAVGFAMLWLGLGALAQWVWLPWFLVPTRLLLWVAISVACIPWFLASSLVQHQAKRRRRLAWWLGQSLVFLVGLTGTIALLPSLGFLAIMLPVFPLLVALFSLVTAKAASPWGACLACAPIFSWLIVTPFPLV, from the coding sequence GTGACGAGTCGTTCCCTAACGGTTGAGGACATTCCGATGCAGTTGATGACTCCGCAGACAGCAGGGCAGCATCCTGGTGTCTTAATTGCCCACGGTTTCTCTGGCTCCAAACAGCTGATGCTTGGGTATGCCTATGTGCTGGTTCACAACGGCTACGGTGTGCTGCTCTGGGATTTGCCAGGGCACGGGGCCAACACACAGCCCTTTGTCTATGAGTCTCTACAGCATAGTTTTGACGTATCGCTCTCGACCTTGGAACAACAGCCAGAGATTGATCCTCAGAGACTCGCTGCGTTAGGGCATTCAATGGGTGGGGGGGTTGCCCTAAGGGGCGGCATTGAGCATGGTGATCAGCTTGATGCGGTGGTGGCGATTTCATCTACTGATGCCCCGGTCACGCCGGAGCTACCTAAAAATTTGAATCTCCAGATTGGTCAGTGGGAATCTTATCTTGCTCCCTATGCAGAGCGATTGTTGGACCAAGCGGGGGGTGCCAGTCTAGATGTGTCGCAGGGGCGAGGGCGGTCCTTCAAAATTATTCCTGCCGTGGAGCATGCCACGATTTTGTTTAGCGATGTCAGCCATCAAGAGTCGCTTAACTGGCTCAACCAAACCTTTGGCTTGACCTCTATGAGTACCTATAAAGATCGACGAATGGCTTGGTATGGTTTGCACCTGCTAGGGTGGGTGGTTGCGATCGCATCTGCTCTACCGACAGTCATCAAACCACCTTCCCCTCCCTCAAAATCCTGGGATTCCATGCCTTCCCCCGCGTCTCCTGTCCCGGGACCATCACAACCACTCCAGAGAAAAGCGACTGCGGCCCGATGGAGCTGGGGCGGCCTTTTGTTCGCTCCGGTCATCCCCATCGCATTCCTTAAGCTGCTTAACCGACAAACCCCCATCGATAATTTAGGTGGCTTGCTGATTGGGGGTGCCCTTGGCGTTTGGATGCTGCTCGCCGGGTTAGTGTGGTTGGGCACGGTCACTGCTGGGGGCCGAGCTGCGATTAGAAAACCCACAATCAAAGATCTGAAGGTGGGTGCGGTTGGCTTTGCAATGTTGTGGCTGGGGCTGGGGGCCTTGGCACAATGGGTCTGGCTGCCCTGGTTTCTTGTGCCGACTCGGCTGCTCCTGTGGGTTGCGATCTCGGTCGCCTGCATTCCCTGGTTCCTGGCGTCTAGCCTCGTGCAGCATCAGGCAAAACGGCGACGCCGTCTAGCGTGGTGGCTGGGACAAAGCCTTGTCTTCTTGGTGGGATTAACCGGCACGATTGCACTGTTGCCTTCTTTGGGATTCTTGGCGATCATGCTGCCTGTTTTCCCGCTTTTGGTCGCTCTGTTTTCACTGGTTACTGCTAAGGCTGCCTCACCCTGGGGTGCTTGCCTTGCCTGTGCGCCCATTTTTAGTTGGCTAATTGTGACACCCTTTCCGTTGGTTTAG